One genomic segment of Ictalurus punctatus breed USDA103 chromosome 4, Coco_2.0, whole genome shotgun sequence includes these proteins:
- the skor1b gene encoding SKI family transcriptional corepressor 1 homolog-B isoform X2: MESISSQLSAGRDSTCSPNSKQELQSYTGPTLKPNQVSETSLYGIPIVSLVIDGQERLCLAQISNTLLKNYSYNEIHNRRVALGITCVQCTPVQLEILRRAGAMPISSRRCGMITKREAERLCKSFLGEHNPPKLPENFAFDVSHECAWGCRGSFIPARYNSSRAKCIKCSFCNMYFSPNKFIFHSHRTPESKYTQPDAANFNSWRRHLKLTDKNSSEDVIHAWEDVKAMFNGGSRKRTLPGHGSESSSPLKSQGPVSRAQGSSSEVPHKTLRCEDDRATMPIPSGIRSYPVIPVPSKSFGMLQKIPPPLFPHPYGFQAFGLCQKKDDGVVGDQNKTNLPGVFWPGAKDSAYPSFPMFWPTASGLPMAPYHHAPPKPPPEVLCARQHEFDASEPIERSASTPKDNLMENERCSSTQSSRNDEDKSGDETRPTESMPRKPSYVSAFRPVVKDTESIAKLYGNRGPYSGTRPGYLSPDFLSESSSYRSASPDVDDSAEDPDVDVESHKVQEDEECLQLSVDDHHSPPALPSHVQGDGGKGQGEENSRTVAMSDPHTTHSSETEKKNKPLLESNKPTTRYEVYTHERMAPLYQMSAPCFDSTATYQRESSVKDAHEEEPSSTVEEITAPKSVHEHSSAPEGGPREPGDMRSETGRVSLIEKNIETMAKEELQKQLVEQVELRKKLEREFQSLKDNFQDQMKRELSYREEMVQQLQIVRAHDALHHFSCKMLTPRHCSGTCTFKPPLLPP; this comes from the exons ATGGAATCTATATCGAGCCAGCTATCAGCCGGAAGAGATTCCACTTGTTCACCAAACTCGAAGCAGGAGTTGCAGTCCTACACCGGCCCCACACTCAAACCCAACCAAGTCAGCGAGACCTCTCTGTACGGAATACCCATCGTCTCCTTGGTCATAGATGGCCAAGAACGACTGTGTCTGGCCCAGATTTCCAACACCCTCTTGAAGAACTATAGCTATAACGAAATCCACAACCGGCGCGTGGCTTTGGGCATCACCTGTGTGCAGTGCACCCCAGTTCAGCTGGAGATCCTGAGGCGCGCAGGCGCTATGCCCATCTCCTCACGGCGCTGCGGAATGATCACCAAGCGTGAAGCAGAGCGCCTCTGCAAATCATTCCTCGGCGAACACAACCCGCCCAAACTGCCCGAAAATTTCGCTTTTGACGTGTCACACGAGTGCGCGTGGGGCTGCCGTGGCAGCTTTATACCGGCCCGGTATAATAGCTCGAGAGCGAAATGCATAAAGTGCTCGTTCTGTAACATGTATTTTTCACCAAACAAATTCATATTTCATTCTCATCGCACGCCCGAGTCCAAATACACGCAACCCGACGCGGCAAACTTCAACTCGTGGAGACGGCACCTAAAGCTGACGGACAAAAACTCTTCGGAAGACGTGATCCACGCTTGGGAGGACGTGAAGGCCATGTTTAACGGAGGCAGCCGGAAGAGGACACTGCCTGGACATGGGTCTGAGAGTTCATCCCCACTGAAATCACAAGGCCCCGTGAGTCGAGCCCAGGGTAGTTCATCTGAGGTGCCCCATAAAACCCTTCGCTGTGAAGACGACAGAGCCACTATGCCCATACCGAGTGGCATCCGCAGTTACCCTGTGATCCCGGTACCTAGCAAGAGTTTTGGGATGCTGCAGAAGATTCCGCCACCCCTCTTCCCCCATCCATACGGCTTCCAGGCATTTGGACTGTGTCAAAAGAAAGACGACGGCGTGGTAGGGGATCAGAACAAAACTAACTTGCCTGGTGTATTCTGGCCAGGCGCGAAGGACAGCGCTTACCCTTCGTTTCCCATGTTTTGGCCCACGGCAAGTGGCCTGCCTATGGCTCCTTACCACCACGCGCCACCGAAACCGCCACCCGAGGTCCTTTGCGCACGGCAGCACGAGTTCGATGCGTCGGAGCCGATTGAGAGGAGCGCCAGCACGCCCAAAGACAACCTGATGGAGAACGAGCGTTGCTCCAGCACGCAGTCCAGCCGCAACGACGAGGACAAATCCGGTGATGAGACCAGACCCACGGAAAGCATGCCAAGAAAACCGAGCTATGTATCGGCCTTCAGGCCTGTCGTTAAAGACACAGAGAGTATAGCAAAGCTGTACGGCAACAGAGGCCCGTATTCGGGAACCAGGCCCGGTTACCTTTCACCTGACTTCCTGAGCGAAAGTTCGAGTTACCGGTCGGCCTCTCCGGACGTGGACGACAGCGCGGAGGACCCGGATGTGGACGTGGAGTCACACAAAGTACAGGAAGATGAAGAATGCCTTCAACTTTCAGTGGACGACCACCACAGCCCACCAGCTCTGCCTTCTCACGTTCAAGGCGATGGAGGGAAAGGTCAAGGAGAGGAAAACAGCCGCACGGTCGCAATGAGTGatccacacactacacactcgagtgagacagagaagaagaacaaacCGCTGCTGGAGAGCAACAAACCCACAACGCGCTATGAA GTGTATACACATGAAAGGATGGCGCCCCTGTATCAGATGAGTGCGCCATGTTTCGACTCGACAGCCACTTATCAGCGCGAGTCCAGCG TTAAAGATGCGCACGAGGAGGAGCCGTCATCCACAGTAGAGGAAATAACGGCACCGAAATCAGTGCACGAGCACAGCAGCGCTCCTGAAGGAGGCCCGAGGGAACCCGGGG ATATGCGCAGTGAAACAGGCAGAGTGTCACTGATCGAAAAAAACATCGAAACCATGGCGAAAG aaGAGCTACAAAAACAGCTAGTGGAACAAGTGGAGCTGAGAAAGAAACTGGAAAGGGAATTCCAAAGTCTGAAAG ACAACTTTCAAGACCAAATGAAAAGGGAGCTGTCGTACCGAGAAGAGATGGTCCAGCAACTGCAGATTGTTCGAG CTCACGACGCACTCCATCATTTCTCATGTAAGATGCTGACCCCACGTCATTGCTCTGGGACCTGTACATTCAAGCCTCCTCTACTACCACCGTGA
- the skor1b gene encoding SKI family transcriptional corepressor 1 homolog-B isoform X3: MESISSQLSAGRDSTCSPNSKQELQSYTGPTLKPNQVSETSLYGIPIVSLVIDGQERLCLAQISNTLLKNYSYNEIHNRRVALGITCVQCTPVQLEILRRAGAMPISSRRCGMITKREAERLCKSFLGEHNPPKLPENFAFDVSHECAWGCRGSFIPARYNSSRAKCIKCSFCNMYFSPNKFIFHSHRTPESKYTQPDAANFNSWRRHLKLTDKNSSEDVIHAWEDVKAMFNGGSRKRTLPGHGSESSSPLKSQGPVSRAQGSSSEVPHKTLRCEDDRATMPIPSGIRSYPVIPVPSKSFGMLQKIPPPLFPHPYGFQAFGLCQKKDDGVVGDQNKTNLPGVFWPGAKDSAYPSFPMFWPTASGLPMAPYHHAPPKPPPEVLCARQHEFDASEPIERSASTPKDNLMENERCSSTQSSRNDEDKSGDETRPTESMPRKPSYVSAFRPVVKDTESIAKLYGNRGPYSGTRPGYLSPDFLSESSSYRSASPDVDDSAEDPDVDVESHKVQEDEECLQLSVDDHHSPPALPSHVQGDGGKGQGEENSRTVAMSDPHTTHSSETEKKNKPLLESNKPTTRYEVYTHERMAPLYQMSAPCFDSTATYQRESSVKDAHEEEPSSTVEEITAPKSVHEHSSAPEGGPREPGDMRSETGRVSLIEKNIETMAKEELQKQLVEQVELRKKLEREFQSLKDNFQDQMKRELSYREEMVQQLQIVRVFVM; this comes from the exons ATGGAATCTATATCGAGCCAGCTATCAGCCGGAAGAGATTCCACTTGTTCACCAAACTCGAAGCAGGAGTTGCAGTCCTACACCGGCCCCACACTCAAACCCAACCAAGTCAGCGAGACCTCTCTGTACGGAATACCCATCGTCTCCTTGGTCATAGATGGCCAAGAACGACTGTGTCTGGCCCAGATTTCCAACACCCTCTTGAAGAACTATAGCTATAACGAAATCCACAACCGGCGCGTGGCTTTGGGCATCACCTGTGTGCAGTGCACCCCAGTTCAGCTGGAGATCCTGAGGCGCGCAGGCGCTATGCCCATCTCCTCACGGCGCTGCGGAATGATCACCAAGCGTGAAGCAGAGCGCCTCTGCAAATCATTCCTCGGCGAACACAACCCGCCCAAACTGCCCGAAAATTTCGCTTTTGACGTGTCACACGAGTGCGCGTGGGGCTGCCGTGGCAGCTTTATACCGGCCCGGTATAATAGCTCGAGAGCGAAATGCATAAAGTGCTCGTTCTGTAACATGTATTTTTCACCAAACAAATTCATATTTCATTCTCATCGCACGCCCGAGTCCAAATACACGCAACCCGACGCGGCAAACTTCAACTCGTGGAGACGGCACCTAAAGCTGACGGACAAAAACTCTTCGGAAGACGTGATCCACGCTTGGGAGGACGTGAAGGCCATGTTTAACGGAGGCAGCCGGAAGAGGACACTGCCTGGACATGGGTCTGAGAGTTCATCCCCACTGAAATCACAAGGCCCCGTGAGTCGAGCCCAGGGTAGTTCATCTGAGGTGCCCCATAAAACCCTTCGCTGTGAAGACGACAGAGCCACTATGCCCATACCGAGTGGCATCCGCAGTTACCCTGTGATCCCGGTACCTAGCAAGAGTTTTGGGATGCTGCAGAAGATTCCGCCACCCCTCTTCCCCCATCCATACGGCTTCCAGGCATTTGGACTGTGTCAAAAGAAAGACGACGGCGTGGTAGGGGATCAGAACAAAACTAACTTGCCTGGTGTATTCTGGCCAGGCGCGAAGGACAGCGCTTACCCTTCGTTTCCCATGTTTTGGCCCACGGCAAGTGGCCTGCCTATGGCTCCTTACCACCACGCGCCACCGAAACCGCCACCCGAGGTCCTTTGCGCACGGCAGCACGAGTTCGATGCGTCGGAGCCGATTGAGAGGAGCGCCAGCACGCCCAAAGACAACCTGATGGAGAACGAGCGTTGCTCCAGCACGCAGTCCAGCCGCAACGACGAGGACAAATCCGGTGATGAGACCAGACCCACGGAAAGCATGCCAAGAAAACCGAGCTATGTATCGGCCTTCAGGCCTGTCGTTAAAGACACAGAGAGTATAGCAAAGCTGTACGGCAACAGAGGCCCGTATTCGGGAACCAGGCCCGGTTACCTTTCACCTGACTTCCTGAGCGAAAGTTCGAGTTACCGGTCGGCCTCTCCGGACGTGGACGACAGCGCGGAGGACCCGGATGTGGACGTGGAGTCACACAAAGTACAGGAAGATGAAGAATGCCTTCAACTTTCAGTGGACGACCACCACAGCCCACCAGCTCTGCCTTCTCACGTTCAAGGCGATGGAGGGAAAGGTCAAGGAGAGGAAAACAGCCGCACGGTCGCAATGAGTGatccacacactacacactcgagtgagacagagaagaagaacaaacCGCTGCTGGAGAGCAACAAACCCACAACGCGCTATGAA GTGTATACACATGAAAGGATGGCGCCCCTGTATCAGATGAGTGCGCCATGTTTCGACTCGACAGCCACTTATCAGCGCGAGTCCAGCG TTAAAGATGCGCACGAGGAGGAGCCGTCATCCACAGTAGAGGAAATAACGGCACCGAAATCAGTGCACGAGCACAGCAGCGCTCCTGAAGGAGGCCCGAGGGAACCCGGGG ATATGCGCAGTGAAACAGGCAGAGTGTCACTGATCGAAAAAAACATCGAAACCATGGCGAAAG aaGAGCTACAAAAACAGCTAGTGGAACAAGTGGAGCTGAGAAAGAAACTGGAAAGGGAATTCCAAAGTCTGAAAG ACAACTTTCAAGACCAAATGAAAAGGGAGCTGTCGTACCGAGAAGAGATGGTCCAGCAACTGCAGATTGTTCGAG TTTTTGTCATGTag
- the skor1b gene encoding SKI family transcriptional corepressor 1 homolog-B isoform X1 → MESISSQLSAGRDSTCSPNSKQELQSYTGPTLKPNQVSETSLYGIPIVSLVIDGQERLCLAQISNTLLKNYSYNEIHNRRVALGITCVQCTPVQLEILRRAGAMPISSRRCGMITKREAERLCKSFLGEHNPPKLPENFAFDVSHECAWGCRGSFIPARYNSSRAKCIKCSFCNMYFSPNKFIFHSHRTPESKYTQPDAANFNSWRRHLKLTDKNSSEDVIHAWEDVKAMFNGGSRKRTLPGHGSESSSPLKSQGPVSRAQGSSSEVPHKTLRCEDDRATMPIPSGIRSYPVIPVPSKSFGMLQKIPPPLFPHPYGFQAFGLCQKKDDGVVGDQNKTNLPGVFWPGAKDSAYPSFPMFWPTASGLPMAPYHHAPPKPPPEVLCARQHEFDASEPIERSASTPKDNLMENERCSSTQSSRNDEDKSGDETRPTESMPRKPSYVSAFRPVVKDTESIAKLYGNRGPYSGTRPGYLSPDFLSESSSYRSASPDVDDSAEDPDVDVESHKVQEDEECLQLSVDDHHSPPALPSHVQGDGGKGQGEENSRTVAMSDPHTTHSSETEKKNKPLLESNKPTTRYEVYTHERMAPLYQMSAPCFDSTATYQRESSVKDAHEEEPSSTVEEITAPKSVHEHSSAPEGGPREPGDMRSETGRVSLIEKNIETMAKEELQKQLVEQVELRKKLEREFQSLKDNFQDQMKRELSYREEMVQQLQIVREAHDALHHFSCKMLTPRHCSGTCTFKPPLLPP, encoded by the exons ATGGAATCTATATCGAGCCAGCTATCAGCCGGAAGAGATTCCACTTGTTCACCAAACTCGAAGCAGGAGTTGCAGTCCTACACCGGCCCCACACTCAAACCCAACCAAGTCAGCGAGACCTCTCTGTACGGAATACCCATCGTCTCCTTGGTCATAGATGGCCAAGAACGACTGTGTCTGGCCCAGATTTCCAACACCCTCTTGAAGAACTATAGCTATAACGAAATCCACAACCGGCGCGTGGCTTTGGGCATCACCTGTGTGCAGTGCACCCCAGTTCAGCTGGAGATCCTGAGGCGCGCAGGCGCTATGCCCATCTCCTCACGGCGCTGCGGAATGATCACCAAGCGTGAAGCAGAGCGCCTCTGCAAATCATTCCTCGGCGAACACAACCCGCCCAAACTGCCCGAAAATTTCGCTTTTGACGTGTCACACGAGTGCGCGTGGGGCTGCCGTGGCAGCTTTATACCGGCCCGGTATAATAGCTCGAGAGCGAAATGCATAAAGTGCTCGTTCTGTAACATGTATTTTTCACCAAACAAATTCATATTTCATTCTCATCGCACGCCCGAGTCCAAATACACGCAACCCGACGCGGCAAACTTCAACTCGTGGAGACGGCACCTAAAGCTGACGGACAAAAACTCTTCGGAAGACGTGATCCACGCTTGGGAGGACGTGAAGGCCATGTTTAACGGAGGCAGCCGGAAGAGGACACTGCCTGGACATGGGTCTGAGAGTTCATCCCCACTGAAATCACAAGGCCCCGTGAGTCGAGCCCAGGGTAGTTCATCTGAGGTGCCCCATAAAACCCTTCGCTGTGAAGACGACAGAGCCACTATGCCCATACCGAGTGGCATCCGCAGTTACCCTGTGATCCCGGTACCTAGCAAGAGTTTTGGGATGCTGCAGAAGATTCCGCCACCCCTCTTCCCCCATCCATACGGCTTCCAGGCATTTGGACTGTGTCAAAAGAAAGACGACGGCGTGGTAGGGGATCAGAACAAAACTAACTTGCCTGGTGTATTCTGGCCAGGCGCGAAGGACAGCGCTTACCCTTCGTTTCCCATGTTTTGGCCCACGGCAAGTGGCCTGCCTATGGCTCCTTACCACCACGCGCCACCGAAACCGCCACCCGAGGTCCTTTGCGCACGGCAGCACGAGTTCGATGCGTCGGAGCCGATTGAGAGGAGCGCCAGCACGCCCAAAGACAACCTGATGGAGAACGAGCGTTGCTCCAGCACGCAGTCCAGCCGCAACGACGAGGACAAATCCGGTGATGAGACCAGACCCACGGAAAGCATGCCAAGAAAACCGAGCTATGTATCGGCCTTCAGGCCTGTCGTTAAAGACACAGAGAGTATAGCAAAGCTGTACGGCAACAGAGGCCCGTATTCGGGAACCAGGCCCGGTTACCTTTCACCTGACTTCCTGAGCGAAAGTTCGAGTTACCGGTCGGCCTCTCCGGACGTGGACGACAGCGCGGAGGACCCGGATGTGGACGTGGAGTCACACAAAGTACAGGAAGATGAAGAATGCCTTCAACTTTCAGTGGACGACCACCACAGCCCACCAGCTCTGCCTTCTCACGTTCAAGGCGATGGAGGGAAAGGTCAAGGAGAGGAAAACAGCCGCACGGTCGCAATGAGTGatccacacactacacactcgagtgagacagagaagaagaacaaacCGCTGCTGGAGAGCAACAAACCCACAACGCGCTATGAA GTGTATACACATGAAAGGATGGCGCCCCTGTATCAGATGAGTGCGCCATGTTTCGACTCGACAGCCACTTATCAGCGCGAGTCCAGCG TTAAAGATGCGCACGAGGAGGAGCCGTCATCCACAGTAGAGGAAATAACGGCACCGAAATCAGTGCACGAGCACAGCAGCGCTCCTGAAGGAGGCCCGAGGGAACCCGGGG ATATGCGCAGTGAAACAGGCAGAGTGTCACTGATCGAAAAAAACATCGAAACCATGGCGAAAG aaGAGCTACAAAAACAGCTAGTGGAACAAGTGGAGCTGAGAAAGAAACTGGAAAGGGAATTCCAAAGTCTGAAAG ACAACTTTCAAGACCAAATGAAAAGGGAGCTGTCGTACCGAGAAGAGATGGTCCAGCAACTGCAGATTGTTCGAG AAGCTCACGACGCACTCCATCATTTCTCATGTAAGATGCTGACCCCACGTCATTGCTCTGGGACCTGTACATTCAAGCCTCCTCTACTACCACCGTGA